In Methylomonas sp. MK1, the following are encoded in one genomic region:
- a CDS encoding MerR family transcriptional regulator yields MRLPPKHQRDVLKIGELADELGTTPRTIRLYEELGLIAPDRTEGGTRLYARKDLKRMAIALQLGRVGIELESVQKLAQTRQRCASGKAASAAMRPILHDLRTRIRGLLEDLEELDRDLERADMLIRQCGNCQNRPNRQDCPDCPVNKNVDLTNIGRLVWDPSCP; encoded by the coding sequence ATGCGCCTGCCGCCTAAACACCAGCGCGATGTTCTTAAAATCGGTGAATTGGCCGATGAACTTGGCACCACGCCAAGAACCATTCGGCTTTACGAGGAACTTGGACTGATCGCTCCTGACCGCACCGAGGGCGGCACCCGTCTTTATGCCCGGAAAGATTTGAAGCGCATGGCTATCGCGTTGCAGCTTGGTCGGGTCGGCATCGAGCTGGAATCGGTGCAAAAACTCGCTCAAACCCGACAGCGATGTGCTTCCGGCAAAGCAGCATCAGCCGCGATGAGGCCGATCCTGCATGACTTGCGCACCAGAATCCGGGGCTTGCTGGAGGATTTGGAAGAACTGGATCGCGATCTGGAACGGGCGGATATGCTGATCCGCCAATGCGGGAATTGTCAGAATCGCCCCAATCGCCAGGATTGCCCGGACTGTCCGGTGAATAAAAACGTCGATTTGACCAACATAGGGCGCCTGGTTTGGGATCCAAGTTGTCCGTGA
- a CDS encoding cobalamin-independent methionine synthase II family protein, translated as MSIPTESIGSIPRPPQLLEALRDFRAGSLSQQRLDACYDEAVRDTLQRLADTGSPVISDGEQTKSSFATYPLQGLHNIAEDGIVIPFADGHTRQLPRLTAGPFRYGVYAGAFVQAAKRYTTRPLKQAVISASALSLLYPQQGIDGYSRDAFIDDLIKETVADIRGCLDQGAHHVQIDFTEGRLSVKLDPSKQLLRNFIDLNNRVLAHFTPEQRQRIGVHTCPGGDHDSTHSADVDYADLLPSLFQLDSGNFYMQMASEPDPEHVLAIIKDNIRPNQRVFVGVIDVLNPDVEAPELVRDRVLRAAEYIPLHQLGTTDDCGFSPFEDDTSTGRDTAFAKIKARVIGTEMATKVLNS; from the coding sequence ATGTCCATACCCACCGAATCCATAGGCAGTATTCCCCGTCCGCCGCAATTGCTCGAAGCACTGCGGGATTTTCGCGCGGGCAGCCTATCGCAACAACGTCTCGATGCCTGCTACGACGAAGCGGTACGCGACACATTGCAACGTCTTGCGGACACGGGTTCACCGGTGATCTCCGATGGCGAACAGACCAAGTCCAGCTTCGCCACCTACCCATTACAAGGTTTGCACAACATCGCCGAGGACGGCATCGTGATTCCTTTTGCCGACGGCCACACCCGGCAACTACCCAGATTAACCGCAGGACCGTTTCGCTACGGCGTCTATGCCGGCGCATTTGTGCAGGCCGCCAAACGCTACACCACGCGCCCACTCAAGCAGGCGGTGATTTCGGCTTCCGCCTTGAGCCTGCTTTATCCGCAACAAGGCATAGACGGCTACTCGCGGGACGCTTTTATCGATGACTTGATCAAGGAAACGGTGGCGGATATTCGCGGTTGTTTGGACCAAGGCGCACACCATGTGCAAATCGATTTCACCGAAGGCCGCTTGTCGGTCAAACTCGATCCGTCCAAGCAATTGCTGCGGAACTTTATCGACCTGAACAACCGGGTATTGGCACACTTTACCCCGGAACAACGCCAACGCATCGGCGTGCATACCTGTCCCGGCGGCGACCATGATTCCACACACAGCGCCGATGTCGATTACGCCGACCTGCTGCCGAGTTTGTTCCAGCTCGATTCTGGTAATTTCTATATGCAAATGGCCAGCGAACCTGATCCGGAACATGTTTTAGCCATCATCAAGGACAATATTCGTCCTAACCAACGGGTGTTTGTTGGCGTTATCGACGTGCTGAACCCCGACGTGGAAGCACCGGAATTAGTGCGAGATCGTGTATTGCGCGCAGCCGAATACATCCCGCTGCATCAGCTCGGCACCACCGACGACTGCGGTTTTTCGCCTTTCGAAGACGACACCTCGACCGGGCGGGACACGGCATTCGCCAAAATCAAAGCCCGCGTCATTGGTACGGAAATGGCTACCAAGGTGTTGAATAGCTGA
- the nrtS gene encoding nitrate/nitrite transporter NrtS produces the protein MFKWMGCNDAVGSCFAKLLDLHRTATRLGIYRRSGKVALVVGTLLNLINQPQAVFGLLCLDYPAMQRLDVVKALLTYSVPFLVATYGALTAIAHQRTDP, from the coding sequence ATGTTTAAGTGGATGGGTTGCAATGACGCAGTAGGAAGTTGCTTTGCAAAATTACTTGATCTGCACCGAACTGCCACCCGGCTAGGCATATACCGCCGCTCCGGCAAGGTCGCCTTAGTCGTCGGCACCCTGTTGAATTTGATCAACCAACCGCAAGCAGTGTTCGGCCTGCTGTGTTTGGATTACCCGGCGATGCAAAGACTCGATGTGGTCAAGGCGCTATTAACCTATAGCGTGCCTTTTCTGGTGGCCACTTACGGCGCTTTAACCGCAATTGCTCATCAGCGGACAGACCCGTAA
- the arsS gene encoding arsenosugar biosynthesis radical SAM (seleno)protein ArsS (Some members of this family are selenoproteins.) — MHDTKPLLIDSDFPALFRKPLEVLQINLGYLCNLSCVHCHVNAGPKRTEMMSRETVDQVLALAEASNIHALDLTGGAPEMHPQFLYLVRSARRLGIKVIDRCNLTILEDPRYRFLADFLAEHEVEIVASLPCYLQENVDKQRGKGVFKDSLAALQRLNRLGYGQPDSALQLNLVFNPQDAVLPPDQQQLEQAYKQHLQHHYGIVFNRLFAIANMPIQRFGSTLISHGRFESYLTLLKDSFRADNLENLMCLNTLSIDWQGTVYDCDFNQMLDLPLGAAAKPKLHISELSLAQLQNAPIATAAHCYGCTAGQGSSCGGALL, encoded by the coding sequence ATGCACGACACCAAACCTCTGCTGATCGACAGCGACTTTCCGGCCCTATTCCGCAAGCCGTTGGAAGTGTTGCAAATCAATCTCGGCTACCTGTGCAATTTGAGTTGCGTGCACTGCCATGTCAACGCCGGCCCCAAGCGTACCGAGATGATGAGTCGGGAAACCGTTGATCAGGTGCTGGCTTTGGCCGAAGCCTCCAACATTCACGCGCTGGATTTGACCGGCGGTGCGCCGGAAATGCATCCGCAGTTTTTGTATCTGGTTCGTTCTGCGCGCCGATTGGGTATTAAAGTCATAGACAGATGCAATCTGACCATTTTGGAAGACCCACGTTATCGATTTTTGGCCGATTTTCTAGCGGAACATGAGGTAGAGATCGTTGCTTCCTTACCGTGTTATTTGCAGGAAAATGTCGACAAACAACGCGGCAAAGGCGTGTTCAAAGACAGTCTGGCAGCCTTACAGCGCCTGAACCGCTTGGGTTATGGTCAACCGGACAGCGCCTTACAGCTTAATTTGGTTTTCAACCCGCAAGATGCTGTGTTGCCGCCCGACCAGCAGCAACTGGAACAAGCTTACAAACAGCACTTGCAACACCATTACGGCATCGTCTTCAACCGCCTGTTTGCCATCGCCAACATGCCGATTCAGCGCTTCGGCAGCACATTGATCAGCCATGGTCGCTTCGAATCGTATCTGACTTTACTAAAAGACAGCTTTCGCGCCGACAACCTTGAAAACCTGATGTGCCTGAATACCCTCAGTATTGACTGGCAAGGCACTGTCTACGATTGCGATTTCAATCAGATGCTGGATTTACCGTTGGGCGCCGCAGCCAAACCCAAACTACATATCAGCGAGTTGTCCCTCGCACAACTGCAAAACGCACCGATAGCCACCGCCGCCCATTGTTACGGTTGCACCGCCGGCCAAGGCAGCAGCTGCGGCGGAGCTTTGCTCTGA
- a CDS encoding DUF3047 domain-containing protein has protein sequence MKKFCWIFLTMLPMNHAAVADNKLPIGEFSQNRLEGWEHKSFKGETLYRLQAIDGVTVLTADSRAAGSGMFKEQHIDLEQTPFLNWSWRIGKRLAGLNEQSKPGDDYAARVYVVVKGGLAFWQTKAINYVWAGNTKKDTVWPNAFAGDHAMMLALRGPEASLNVWQTEKRNIRADFKKLFGEDISTIDAVAIMTDTDNSGGQASAAYGDIWFSKD, from the coding sequence ATGAAAAAATTCTGCTGGATATTTTTAACGATGCTACCGATGAATCACGCGGCGGTTGCCGATAATAAACTGCCTATCGGCGAATTTAGCCAAAATCGCCTGGAGGGTTGGGAGCATAAAAGTTTCAAAGGCGAAACCCTATACCGTCTGCAAGCAATCGATGGCGTGACGGTATTGACGGCCGATAGTCGTGCCGCCGGTTCCGGCATGTTCAAAGAGCAGCATATCGATCTGGAACAAACCCCGTTCCTGAACTGGTCGTGGCGCATCGGCAAGCGTTTGGCTGGCTTGAACGAACAAAGCAAACCCGGCGACGATTACGCGGCGCGGGTGTATGTGGTAGTCAAAGGCGGTCTGGCGTTTTGGCAAACCAAGGCCATCAATTATGTCTGGGCCGGCAACACGAAAAAGGATACCGTCTGGCCCAATGCCTTTGCCGGTGATCATGCGATGATGTTGGCTTTACGTGGGCCGGAAGCCTCACTGAATGTTTGGCAAACCGAAAAGCGTAATATCCGGGCCGATTTCAAGAAACTATTCGGTGAAGACATCAGCACTATCGATGCCGTCGCCATCATGACCGATACTGACAACAGCGGCGGACAGGCTAGCGCCGCTTACGGCGACATCTGGTTTTCCAAGGATTAA
- a CDS encoding HvfX family Cu-binding RiPP maturation protein yields the protein MNDLAKSAQDPCTACLIPSCIERLCTMPSLLSRCFDSNLQGLAPIFLRLLLAYEFGEAGLEKLHGDNWFADVSFPFPFSLLPTDFSWTLATGLEIIAPIALILGFMTRFFSAALMVLTVVAIAAVHWPAEWHTLAELWKGYAITDQGYGNYKLPLVYLFMLGSLLLSGSGGLAIDTWLKQRTAA from the coding sequence ATGAACGACCTCGCTAAATCCGCCCAAGATCCTTGTACAGCTTGTCTGATTCCTTCCTGCATCGAGCGGCTATGCACTATGCCCAGCCTGCTTTCTCGCTGTTTCGACAGTAATTTACAGGGCTTGGCGCCAATTTTTCTACGTCTGTTGTTGGCTTACGAGTTCGGCGAAGCCGGCCTGGAAAAACTCCATGGCGATAACTGGTTTGCCGATGTGAGCTTCCCATTTCCGTTCAGCTTATTGCCCACGGATTTTAGCTGGACCTTGGCCACCGGCTTGGAGATCATCGCCCCGATTGCGTTGATATTGGGATTCATGACCCGCTTTTTTAGCGCGGCGCTAATGGTGTTGACCGTGGTGGCCATCGCGGCCGTACATTGGCCCGCCGAATGGCACACATTGGCCGAATTATGGAAAGGCTATGCTATTACCGATCAAGGTTATGGAAATTACAAATTGCCGTTGGTTTATTTGTTCATGCTCGGTTCGCTGCTGTTGAGTGGCAGTGGCGGCTTGGCTATTGATACTTGGTTGAAACAACGCACAGCAGCTTAA
- a CDS encoding HvfC family RiPP maturation protein: MSQPPAFQQQQRQFLHYLRQPQTAQLPVGFAPERLAVYVDLLYNKFDESLTACFPVIHSILSKDDWRALLLDFIAKHRCLTPYYRQIPDEFLQYLQQEREHPDDWPFLAELAQFEWIELQLSIAEAELVTRKQLSDAELLANVPVFAPVMQLLHYHWPVQDIGPNFLPSEPPETATHVLGFRDSEDQVQFVTLNLATAKLILLLNNGLTGQQALQAMRGSELPDAQFLELTQFGQQILADLHSQGAIIDIRPV, from the coding sequence ATGAGCCAGCCACCCGCATTTCAACAACAGCAACGGCAGTTTCTGCATTACTTGCGGCAACCGCAAACAGCGCAGCTACCTGTGGGCTTCGCCCCTGAGCGGCTGGCCGTGTATGTCGACCTGCTCTACAACAAATTCGACGAGAGCCTGACGGCCTGTTTTCCGGTGATTCACAGCATCTTATCCAAAGATGACTGGCGGGCGTTGCTGCTGGATTTCATTGCAAAACATCGCTGCCTGACACCCTATTACCGGCAGATTCCCGACGAATTTTTGCAGTATCTTCAACAGGAACGTGAGCATCCCGATGATTGGCCGTTTCTGGCCGAACTGGCGCAGTTCGAATGGATCGAATTACAGTTGTCAATTGCCGAGGCCGAGCTGGTCACGCGAAAGCAGTTGTCTGATGCCGAATTGCTGGCCAATGTGCCTGTGTTTGCACCGGTCATGCAATTGCTGCATTACCACTGGCCTGTGCAGGACATCGGTCCAAACTTTTTGCCGAGTGAACCGCCCGAAACAGCTACCCATGTCCTTGGGTTTCGCGATAGCGAGGATCAAGTGCAGTTTGTAACCCTGAATCTGGCCACGGCCAAGCTGATCCTGCTGTTAAATAACGGCTTGACTGGGCAACAGGCCTTGCAAGCAATGAGAGGCAGCGAACTCCCTGATGCGCAATTTTTAGAACTCACCCAATTCGGTCAGCAGATTCTGGCCGATCTACATAGCCAGGGCGCGATCATCGATATTCGCCCGGTTTGA
- a CDS encoding HvfB family MNIO-type RiPP peptide maturase, whose protein sequence is MTTSNPFGLIGSGLGLRRALLPALQTGVPDSIDFFEVSPENWVGVGGHLGKQFRSLTERHRFVAHGLALSLGGPAPLDTVFLAELKQFLDHHDFALYTEHLSFCSDEGHFYDLYPIPLTEQAVRHVAGRIRQTQDILERPIALENASYYVQPPQAEMDELSFINAVLSEADCYLHLDVNNIYVNSVNHGYDPVAFLRGLPGERIVYGHVAGHDLEPSGLIIDTHGQNTIEPVWELLAEAYRRFGEFPTLVERDSNIPPLAELLTEVERIRALQKNHRHGRSAQGISEVAA, encoded by the coding sequence ATGACCACTTCCAATCCTTTCGGTCTTATAGGTTCCGGTTTAGGTTTGCGGCGCGCGCTGTTGCCCGCGTTGCAAACCGGCGTACCGGACAGTATAGATTTTTTCGAAGTTTCGCCGGAAAACTGGGTGGGCGTCGGTGGTCATCTCGGTAAGCAGTTTCGCAGCCTGACCGAGCGTCACCGTTTCGTGGCGCACGGTTTGGCCTTGTCGCTGGGTGGTCCCGCGCCGCTCGATACCGTATTTTTAGCCGAGCTGAAACAGTTTCTCGATCATCATGATTTTGCCCTGTACACCGAGCATTTGAGCTTTTGCAGTGACGAGGGACACTTTTATGACTTATATCCGATCCCTCTTACCGAGCAGGCGGTCAGGCATGTCGCCGGACGTATCCGCCAGACTCAGGATATTCTGGAACGGCCTATTGCTTTGGAAAACGCTTCTTACTATGTGCAGCCGCCGCAGGCGGAAATGGACGAACTAAGCTTTATCAATGCGGTATTGAGCGAAGCCGACTGTTATTTGCATCTGGATGTCAACAACATCTACGTCAACAGCGTCAACCATGGCTACGATCCGGTGGCGTTTTTACGCGGTTTGCCCGGCGAGCGCATCGTTTATGGGCATGTGGCCGGTCACGACCTGGAACCTTCGGGCTTGATCATTGACACCCACGGCCAGAACACCATCGAACCTGTTTGGGAGTTGCTGGCCGAGGCCTATCGACGCTTTGGCGAGTTTCCGACCTTGGTGGAACGCGACAGTAACATTCCGCCATTGGCCGAGTTACTGACCGAAGTGGAACGAATTCGTGCCTTGCAAAAAAACCATCGGCATGGCCGAAGCGCACAAGGCATCAGCGAGGTAGCGGCATGA
- a CDS encoding HvfA family oxazolone/thioamide-modified RiPP metallophore, which translates to MNKKTLSLTLSSALASTLLSAAPIIQAGENPFAMSSIHPAQQLAAADGKSAEGGCSAKMKEGKCGEGKCGANKMKDMKGAEGGCSAKMPEGGCSAKMPEGGCSGKTAK; encoded by the coding sequence ATGAACAAAAAAACCTTATCTTTGACTTTGAGCAGTGCTTTGGCTTCGACTTTACTGAGCGCGGCCCCCATCATTCAAGCCGGCGAAAATCCGTTTGCCATGTCCAGTATCCATCCTGCCCAACAATTGGCGGCGGCGGACGGCAAATCTGCTGAAGGGGGTTGCAGCGCCAAGATGAAGGAAGGTAAATGCGGCGAAGGTAAATGCGGTGCCAACAAAATGAAGGACATGAAAGGCGCCGAAGGCGGTTGCAGTGCCAAAATGCCTGAAGGTGGCTGTAGCGCCAAGATGCCTGAAGGTGGTTGCAGCGGTAAAACCGCAAAATAA
- a CDS encoding tetratricopeptide repeat protein — MKNQTVFDLALAKHVAGEIVDAAIAYREMLAADPDHVEALHYLGVVLHQQGNTAESIEMILRALQLDASSPERYNDLGNILTENGRFAEARQAFSAALELNATDANLWNNLGSVLHRLNELPEAETAYRHAVSHSPNFVPALNNLAALLAEQNKVEESSFFACRAYVQPPLTDKPLKMLGIAYYRLGLVAEAADCYRSWLDAEPDNPLARHHLVACTGQDIPTKASDRYLISLFDDIAENFDSKLVGNLGYCGPDMVCSLLNDCLMANANLSVLDGGCGTGLCAPVLKPYARLLTGVDISSRMLGKAAERALYDDLVESELTGYLTRKQQAFDLITMADTLVYFGDLSEIFVLVRQALSPLGTFCFTVEQTSSVEVPLGYQLNTSGRYSHSNRYLTDLLNANGFMLLREHETNIRHEFGKPTPGMGFLARALC, encoded by the coding sequence TTGAAAAATCAAACAGTCTTTGATTTAGCATTGGCAAAGCACGTGGCCGGTGAAATTGTCGATGCCGCCATCGCTTACCGTGAAATGCTTGCCGCCGACCCGGATCATGTAGAAGCTTTGCACTATCTCGGCGTAGTCTTGCATCAGCAGGGAAATACAGCGGAATCTATCGAGATGATTTTGCGTGCCCTGCAACTAGATGCATCCAGCCCGGAACGTTACAACGATCTGGGGAACATTCTCACGGAAAACGGACGTTTCGCCGAGGCGCGCCAAGCGTTTTCCGCCGCGCTTGAATTGAACGCTACCGATGCCAATCTCTGGAACAATTTGGGGTCGGTGCTGCACCGGCTAAATGAGTTGCCCGAGGCGGAAACAGCTTATCGACATGCAGTCAGTCATAGTCCGAATTTCGTGCCCGCGCTAAACAACTTGGCTGCGCTGCTGGCGGAACAAAACAAAGTGGAAGAGTCTTCTTTTTTCGCTTGCCGAGCATATGTGCAGCCACCTCTGACCGACAAACCCTTGAAGATGCTAGGCATTGCTTACTATCGGCTGGGACTTGTCGCCGAAGCCGCCGACTGTTATCGAAGCTGGTTGGATGCCGAACCCGACAATCCGTTGGCCAGACATCACCTTGTCGCATGCACCGGTCAAGACATCCCGACTAAAGCCTCGGATCGTTATCTGATCAGTCTATTTGACGACATAGCTGAAAATTTCGATAGCAAACTGGTCGGTAATCTCGGGTATTGCGGTCCCGATATGGTCTGTAGCTTGCTGAATGACTGCTTGATGGCGAATGCAAATCTGTCGGTGCTCGACGGTGGCTGCGGTACGGGGCTGTGCGCGCCAGTATTAAAACCTTACGCACGTCTGCTCACGGGCGTAGATATTTCGTCGCGCATGCTTGGCAAGGCGGCGGAAAGAGCGCTTTACGACGATTTGGTAGAGTCGGAACTGACGGGTTATCTGACAAGGAAACAGCAAGCGTTTGATTTGATAACAATGGCCGACACCCTGGTTTATTTTGGCGACCTAAGCGAGATTTTCGTATTGGTCCGACAGGCATTGTCGCCGTTAGGGACGTTTTGCTTCACCGTCGAACAGACTAGCTCGGTTGAGGTCCCACTCGGTTATCAACTCAATACCAGTGGCCGTTACAGTCACAGTAACCGCTATCTCACAGACTTACTAAATGCAAACGGGTTCATGCTACTACGGGAACACGAGACAAACATCAGGCACGAGTTTGGCAAGCCTACGCCGGGCATGGGGTTCTTGGCACGGGCATTATGCTAA
- a CDS encoding HD-GYP domain-containing protein, translating to MKSIQNASHTQNLLHTLYSMAFLVEARDPYTGGHLWRVSQYSTRLALACGFSKQDAVVAGLGGFLHDLGKVGVPDSILNNPGKLTDAEYAVMKTHPALGAQVLEGHPLAPLAMDAVLSHHERVDGRGYPSGLGGRKIPESARIVGIADAFDAMTSTRPYRKGMPVTAAIEQIEMNLDQQFDLHFGRHFIELAKSNELDGIIGHSDSGIPMRECPVCGPVVVVHKHQKAGDQVFCRVCGNGFALEKQQGKLTLKPTMQKGSAADLQALIDHDLLARLLDESLPYLPVDIGNGKSWLRRLRDRF from the coding sequence ATGAAATCAATACAAAATGCAAGTCACACTCAAAATTTGCTGCACACCTTGTATAGCATGGCGTTTCTGGTGGAAGCCCGCGATCCTTATACCGGCGGGCATTTATGGCGGGTGTCGCAGTATTCGACGCGATTGGCATTGGCGTGCGGGTTTTCCAAACAGGACGCTGTGGTTGCTGGGTTGGGCGGCTTTTTACATGATTTGGGCAAAGTCGGCGTGCCGGACAGTATTCTTAATAATCCCGGCAAGCTTACCGATGCGGAATATGCCGTGATGAAAACCCATCCGGCCTTGGGCGCTCAAGTGTTAGAGGGGCATCCTTTGGCGCCGTTGGCAATGGATGCGGTGCTAAGTCATCATGAGCGCGTTGATGGCCGGGGCTATCCGTCCGGTTTAGGCGGTAGAAAGATTCCTGAATCCGCGCGTATCGTTGGGATTGCAGATGCCTTTGACGCGATGACCAGCACCCGGCCTTATCGGAAGGGTATGCCGGTGACAGCTGCCATCGAGCAGATCGAGATGAATTTGGACCAACAATTTGATCTGCATTTCGGTCGCCATTTCATCGAGTTGGCAAAATCCAATGAGCTGGATGGCATTATCGGACATAGCGATAGCGGTATTCCGATGCGCGAATGCCCGGTGTGCGGACCGGTTGTAGTGGTGCATAAACACCAGAAAGCTGGTGACCAGGTGTTTTGCCGGGTATGTGGTAACGGCTTTGCTCTGGAAAAGCAGCAAGGCAAACTGACACTAAAACCAACGATGCAAAAAGGCAGTGCAGCGGATTTACAAGCGCTGATTGATCATGATTTGCTGGCAAGACTACTGGATGAATCGCTGCCGTATTTGCCGGTCGATATTGGCAACGGCAAAAGCTGGCTGCGGCGGTTACGTGATCGGTTTTGA
- a CDS encoding GDCCVxC domain-containing (seleno)protein has translation MNNVIWESTLTCPECGHHKTEVMPSDACQWFYECQGCHSLLKPKPGDCCVFCSYGDVPCPPIQLHGKQAGCCG, from the coding sequence ATGAATAACGTTATTTGGGAATCCACTTTAACCTGCCCGGAATGCGGACATCACAAAACCGAAGTCATGCCCAGCGATGCCTGCCAGTGGTTTTACGAATGCCAGGGCTGTCATAGCCTGTTAAAACCTAAGCCCGGCGATTGTTGCGTATTTTGTTCCTATGGGGACGTCCCTTGTCCGCCGATACAGTTGCACGGCAAGCAGGCCGGGTGTTGTGGCTGA
- a CDS encoding cation transporter codes for MKRYFAMLMMAVAVIQPVCAESRTAVLTIPGMSCAACPVTIKMALNRITGVTGMTFNVDSRQAIVHFDAAKTTVEVLLRVADDAGYPATLKELRP; via the coding sequence ATGAAACGATACTTTGCTATGTTGATGATGGCTGTCGCTGTTATCCAACCGGTTTGTGCCGAATCTCGTACCGCCGTACTCACAATCCCCGGCATGAGCTGTGCAGCCTGTCCGGTCACGATAAAAATGGCGCTGAATCGGATCACGGGCGTCACAGGCATGACATTCAACGTCGATAGTCGTCAGGCCATTGTGCATTTCGACGCGGCTAAAACCACTGTCGAAGTGTTGCTACGCGTCGCCGACGATGCGGGCTATCCCGCCACACTCAAAGAGTTAAGACCATGA
- a CDS encoding mercuric ion transporter MerT produces MPESPYSRYFLFVSGLGAALASLCCLGPLLLVALGFSGAWLANLTVLEPYRPFFIGLSLLALLFAGQRIFRSMPACQASESCSQSPQHKQSIVLFWVVSTLILLALIFPYLLPWFY; encoded by the coding sequence ATGCCCGAATCGCCCTACAGCCGTTACTTTTTGTTCGTTAGCGGACTGGGTGCCGCGCTGGCGTCTCTGTGTTGCCTGGGACCGCTATTGTTAGTGGCACTGGGTTTCAGCGGTGCTTGGTTAGCCAATCTGACGGTGCTGGAACCCTATCGGCCCTTTTTTATCGGTCTTTCGTTGCTTGCCCTTTTGTTTGCAGGACAACGCATCTTCCGGTCGATGCCCGCTTGCCAGGCCAGCGAATCCTGCTCTCAATCGCCACAACATAAACAGAGCATTGTCCTGTTTTGGGTCGTATCGACGTTGATTCTGCTGGCGTTGATTTTTCCTTATCTTCTTCCCTGGTTTTATTAG
- the merR gene encoding Hg(II)-responsive transcriptional regulator, which translates to MNKTLDSLTIGGLAKATRIGVETIRFYQRRGLLSEPDRPLGGIRRYGATDVQRIVFIKSAQRLGFSLEEVADLLKLADSQHCDEARTLAEHKLEDVQQRIAELRRMEMALQDLIGRCQTNRNEVSCPLIAALQVKYY; encoded by the coding sequence ATGAACAAAACTCTGGACAGTCTGACAATTGGCGGATTAGCCAAAGCGACGAGGATTGGTGTGGAAACGATACGCTTTTATCAGCGTCGGGGATTGTTGTCGGAACCAGATAGGCCGTTGGGCGGTATCCGGCGTTATGGTGCGACGGACGTTCAGCGGATCGTTTTCATCAAATCCGCGCAACGGTTGGGGTTCAGTCTTGAAGAAGTGGCCGACTTGCTAAAACTGGCGGACAGCCAACATTGCGACGAGGCACGTACACTGGCAGAGCATAAACTCGAAGATGTCCAACAGCGCATCGCCGAGTTACGCCGTATGGAAATGGCCTTGCAGGATTTGATCGGACGTTGCCAAACCAATCGGAACGAGGTGAGTTGTCCGTTGATTGCGGCGTTGCAAGTAAAGTACTACTGA
- a CDS encoding zf-HC2 domain-containing protein — MRSCRDITALVSQGLDKKLSVSERLAIGVHVMMCSRCRNFQSQSQFIRKAALGYTVQLQKRLDKKN, encoded by the coding sequence ATGCGTAGTTGTCGCGATATTACCGCCCTAGTGTCACAGGGCTTGGACAAGAAACTCAGCGTTAGCGAACGCCTGGCGATTGGAGTGCATGTGATGATGTGTTCCCGCTGCCGTAACTTCCAGAGTCAATCCCAGTTCATCCGCAAAGCCGCGCTTGGTTATACGGTGCAATTGCAAAAGCGCTTGGATAAAAAAAACTGA